A section of the Mastomys coucha isolate ucsf_1 unplaced genomic scaffold, UCSF_Mcou_1 pScaffold15, whole genome shotgun sequence genome encodes:
- the Tprn gene encoding taperin yields the protein MAGLGRLDPGPRTVMPAWKREILERRRAKLAALSGGPGSGAAPDGPNERLVLAESLGPLSQNPFMRLESERRRGTRPAQQLLELYCRVPGVRTIRADNILIIESAPGFPPAVPPAAGIRAAEVVVYEAPQPGRVSRLLEKFDSPTAPRRRGSPERFRPALPQLPVASASAATRAPTNRSLAPAPPVLPSQPAPPVSPVPVAQRVGQRSACCEPAHPDGTAGPGARRSDFLQKTGSNSFTVHPRGLPRSAVNRSLSNGPMTQESPAGPANGLSGSPPVPGEWKPKVESKEPSLHPPPSPGTPSATPVGPPAFPAPSPASATPSQRQWVSSATSANDSFEIRPSSKPDMETIPIGDLQARALANLRVNSRNSFVLIPKRKAPGNYPLAGRQFEEPKGEVGWASQSQGLGSQLVSTVDGAPALEKSSLAAEMQWAVRKGGCPRPAISDTNKSDRWQRPASPPPFLPATAEAEPAEGLGVPGLAKNGQEPARPGLPVTFIDEVDSEEEAFQEAKLSSAVGVPSPYHLHPARPGHTSELLNRSSNTFIVVPKRKPGTLQEPHLSQTNGQAQQGAEEQDANSLSGPHTTLENTLKKRYPTVHEIEVIGGYLALQKSCLIKAGSSRKKMKISFNDKSLHTTFEYPSESSLAQEEAEVEEEEEEEEGEEDGEEEVGPDSEKPFTVFLPRATFVSSVGPESSSGLSSYTPKHSMAFSKWQEQTLVQTPTEVELPPKEVMLTPASQDDLSDFRSEPALYF from the exons ATGGCCGGCCTGGGGCGGCTCGACCCGGGGCCGCGAACCGTGATGCCCGCCTGGAAACGGGAGATCCTTGAGAGAAGGCGAGCTAAACTGGCCGCCCTGAGCGGAGGCCCTGGATCCGGAGCGGCGCCGGATGGGCCTAACGAGCGGCTGGTGCTGGCTGAGAGTCTGGGTCCGCTAAGCCAGAACCCGTTCATGCGACTTGAATCGGAGCGGCGGCGCGGGACGCGGCCGGCTCAGCAGCTGCTGGAGCTGTACTGTCGCGTGCCGGGCGTGCGGACCATTCGAGCCGACAACATCCTCATCATCGAGTCAGCGCCAGGCTTCCCGCCCGCTGTGCCTCCCGCTGCAGGCATCCGCGCTGCCGAGGTAGTGGTGTACGAGGCGCCACAGCCCGGCCGTGTCAGCCGCCTGCTGGAAAAGTTCGACTCGCCTACTGCGCCCCGCCGCCGCGGGAGCCCAGAACGCTTCCGCCCTGCGCTTCCGCAGCTTCCCGTGGCGTCTGCATCTGCTGCCACGCGCGCTCCTACCAATCGGTCGTTGGCTCCTGCCCCACCGGTGCTCCCCAGCCAGCCCGCACCCCCTGTTTCGCCTGTCCCCGTTGCCCAGCGCGTGGGTCAGCGCTCTGCCTGTTGCGAGCCCGCGCACCCCGACGGCACCGCCGGCCCCGGGGCCCGGCGCAGCGACTTCCTACAGAAGACCGGCAGCAACTCCTTCACTGTCCACCCCCGGGGCCTGCCCCGCAGTGCGGTCAATCGCTCGCTTTCTAATGGACCCATGACTCAGGAATCCCCTGCTGGCCCTGCCAATGGGTTGTCAGGCTCTCCGCCTGTACCGGGCGAGTGGAAGCCAAAGGTGGAGTCAAAGGAAccctctctccaccctcccccaaGCCCTGGGACCCCAAGTGCCACTCCAGTTGGGCCCCCTGCCTTCCCGGCGCCCAGCCCAGCCAGTGCCACTCCCAGTCAGCGCCAGTGGGTCTCCTCTGCCACTAGCGCCAATGATTCCTTCGAAATAAGGCCGTCTTCCAAGCCAGACATGGAAACTATCCCAATCGGGGACCTTCAGGCCAGGGCCCTGGCCAACCTCCGAGTGAACTCCCGAAACTCCTTCGTGTTGATCCCCAAGCGCAAAGCCCCTGGGAACTATCCTTTGGCGGGGAGGCAATTCGAGGAGCCAAAGGGGGAGGTGGGCTGGGCATCTCAGAGCCAGGGGCTCGGATCCCAGCTGGTGTCTACAGTGGATGGTGCACCTGCCCTAGAGAAGAGTTCTTTGGCTGCTGAGATGCAGTGGGCAGTTAGGAAGGGGGGCTGCCCCAGGCCAGCAATTTCTGACACAAACAAGTCTGACAGGTGGCAGAGGCCAGCCTCACCACCTCCATTTCTACCAGCCACTGCTGAGGCTGAGCCGGCTGAAGGCTTGGGGGTTCCTGGCTTGGCCAAGAATGGCCAGGAACCTGCAAGGCCAGGACTTCCAGTCACCTTCATTGATGAAGTAGACTCAGAGGAGGAGGCCTTTCAAGAAGCCAAACTGTCCTCAGCAGTTGGTGTGCCTTCCCCGTACCACCTGCACCCTGCCAGGCCTGGACACACCTCAGAGCTCCTGAACAGAAGTAGCAACACTTTCATAGTAGTGCCCAAGAGGAAGCCAGGGACCCTTCAGGAGCCACACTTAAGTCAGACCAATGGTCAGGCCCAGCAAGGGGCAGAGGAACAGGATGCTAATAGCCTCTCAGGACCCCACACTACCCTGGAGAATACCCTAAAGAAACGATACCCCACTGTGCATGAGATCGAGGTGATCGGTGGTTACTTGGCCCTGCAGAAGTCCTGCCTCATCAAGGCTGGCTCCTCGAGAAAAAAG ATGAAGATCTCCTTCAACGACAAGAGCCTGCATACAACATTTGAGTACCCTTCTGAGAGCTCTCTGGCACAGGAAGAGgcggaggtggaggaggaagaggaggaggaggaaggagaggaggatggtGAAGAGGAAGTGGGGCCTGACTCAGAGAAACCCTTCACAGTTTTCTTGCCCCGGGCCACATTTGTAAGCAGTGTGGGACCTGAGAGCAGCTCAG GTCTGTCCAGCTACACTCCAAAGCATTCCATGGCCTTCAGCAAGTGGCAGGAGCAGACACTGGTGCAGACTCCAACTGAGGTGGAACTCCCACCAAAGGAGGTCATG CTCACACCTGCCAGTCAGGATGATCTCTCGGACTTCCGAAGCGAGCCAGCCCTCTATTTCTGA
- the Ssna1 gene encoding Sjoegren syndrome nuclear autoantigen 1 isoform X1 has protein sequence MTQQGAALQNYNNELVKCIEELCQKREELCRQIQQEEDEKQRLQNEVRQLTEKLARVNENLARKIASRNEFDRTIAETEAAYLKILESSQTLLSVLKREAGNLTKATASDQKSSGGKDS, from the exons ATGACCCAACAGGGCGCGGCGCTGCAGAACTACAACAACGAGTTGGTCAAGT GCATCGAGGAGTTGTGTCAGAAGCGAGAGGAGCTGTGCCGGCAGATCCAGCAAGAGGAGGACGAAAAGCAGCGGCTACAGAATGAGGTGAGGCAGCTCACGGAGAAGTTGGCCCGCGTCAACGAGAACCTGGCGCGCAAGATCGCCTCTCGCAACGAGTTTGACCGGACCATCGCAGAGACAGAGGCTGCCTACCTCAAG ATCCTGGAGAGCTCTCAGACTCTGCTTAGTGTACTCAAAAGAGAAGCTGGGAACCTGACTAAAGCCACAGCTTCAGACCAGAAGAGTAGTGGAGGCAAGGACAGCTGA
- the Ssna1 gene encoding Sjoegren syndrome nuclear autoantigen 1 isoform X2, producing the protein MTQQGAALQNYNNELVKCIEELCQKREELCRQIQQEEDEKQRLQNEVRQLTEKLARVNENLARKIASRNEFDRTIAETEAAYLKVGLSDVRCHCLTTI; encoded by the exons ATGACCCAACAGGGCGCGGCGCTGCAGAACTACAACAACGAGTTGGTCAAGT GCATCGAGGAGTTGTGTCAGAAGCGAGAGGAGCTGTGCCGGCAGATCCAGCAAGAGGAGGACGAAAAGCAGCGGCTACAGAATGAGGTGAGGCAGCTCACGGAGAAGTTGGCCCGCGTCAACGAGAACCTGGCGCGCAAGATCGCCTCTCGCAACGAGTTTGACCGGACCATCGCAGAGACAGAGGCTGCCTACCTCAAGGTGGGGCTCTCAGATGTGCGTTGTCATTGCCTCACTACCATCTGA
- the Anapc2 gene encoding anaphase-promoting complex subunit 2 — MEAEGVAAAAAAAAAATIVTADDCDSRPGQELLVAWNTVSTGLVPPAALGLASSRTSGAVPPKEEELRAAVEVLRGHGLHSVLEEWFIEVLQNDLQGNIATEFWNAIALRENSIDEPQCLGLLLDAFGLLESRLDPYLHSLELLEKWTRLGLLMGAGAQGLREKVHTMLRGVLFFSTPRTFQEMVQRLYGRFLRVYMQSKRKGEGGTDPELEGELDSRYARRRYYRLLQSPLCAGCGSDKQQCWCRQALEQFNQLSQVLHRLSLLERVCAEAVTTTLHQVTRERMEDRCRGEYERSFLREFHKWIERVVGWLGKVFLQDNPTRPTSPEAGNTLRRWRCHVQRFFYRIYASLRIEELFSIIRDFPDSRPAIEDLKYCLERTDQRQQLLVSLKVALETRLLHPGVNTCDIITLYISAIKALRVLDPSMVILEVACEPIRRYLRTREDTVRQIVAGLTGDSDGTGDLAVELSKTDPACLETGQDSEDDSGEPEDWVPDPVDADPVKSSSKRRSSDIISLLVSIYGSKDLFINEYRSLLADRLLHQFSFSPEREIRNVELLKLRFGEAPMHFCEVMLKDMADSRRINANIREEDEKRPVEEQPPFGVYAVILSSEFWPPFKDEKLEVPEDIRAALDVYCKKYEKLKAMRTLSWKHTLGLVTMDVELADRTLSVAVTPVQAVVLLYFQDQASWTLEELSKVVKMPVALLRRRMSVWLQQGVLREEPPGTFSVIEEERPQDRDNMVLIDSDDESDSGMASQADQKEEELLLFWAYIQAMLTNLESLSLERIYSMLRMFVMTGPALAEIDLQELQGYLQKKVRDQQLIYSAGVYRLPKNSN; from the exons atggaggctgagggtgtggcggcggcggcggcggcggcggcggcggcgacaaTAGTCACCGCCGATGACTGCGACTCTAGGCCTGGACAGGAGCTCTTGGTTGCCTGGAATACTGTGAGCACCGGTCTGGTGCCGCCGGCCGCGCTGGGGCTG GCATCTTCCCGGACCAGCGGTGCAGTCCCACCGAAGGAGGAAGAGCTTCGTGCAGCGGTGGAGGTTCTGAGGGGCCACGGTCTGCACTCTGTCCTGGAGGAGTGGTTCATAGAAGTGCTGCAGAACGACCTTCAAGGCAATATTGCCACGGAGTTCTGGAATGCCATCGCCCTTCGCGAAAACTCTATCGATGAGCCCCAGTGCCTTGGGCTGCTCCTGGATGCGTTCGGTCTGCTGGAAAGCCGCTTGGATCCCTATCTGCATAGCCTAGAACTCCTAGAGAAATGGACTCGTCTGGGCTTGCTGATGGGTGCTGGAGCTCAGGGGCTTCGGGAGAAAGTTCATACTATGTTGCGGGGAGTCCTGTTTTTTTCCACCCCTAGGACATTCCAGGAGATGGTCCAGCGCCTCTATGGTCGTTTCCTGAGAGTCTATATGCAGagcaagagaaaaggagaagggggcACAGACCCGGAACTAGAGGGTGAGCTTGACAGCCGGTATGCCCGCCGCAGGTACTACCGACTTTTGCAGAGCCCTTTGTGTGCAGGATGTGGCAGTGACAAGCAACAGTGCTGGTGCCGGCAGGCACTGGAGCAGTTCAACCAGCTCAGCCAGGTCCT GCATAGGCTCAGTCTGTTGGAGCGGGTTTGCGCTGAGGCCGTGACAACCACGCTGCATCAGGTGACCCGGGAAAGGATGGAAGACCGCTGCCGAGGAGAGTATGAGCGCTCTTTCTTGCGTGAGTTTCACAAG TGGATAGAGAGAGTGGTTGGTTGGCTTGGCAAAGTGTTCCTTCAGGACAACCCCACCAGACCAACTTCTCCAGAAGCTGGGAACACACTGCGTCGTTGGCGGTGCCACGTACAGAGATTCTTCTACCGTATCTATGCCAGCCTACGCATTGAGGAGCTTTTCAGCATCATCCGAG ACTTCCCAGACTCTCGGCCAGCCATTGAGGATCTTAAGTACTGCTTGGAGAGGACAGATCAGAGGCAGCAGCTCCTTGTGTCCCTCAAGGTGGCCCTAGAGACTCGACTCCTCCACCCAG GTGTCAACACATGTGACATCATCACTCTCTACATTTCTGCCATCAAGGCATTACGTGTGCTAGATCCCTCTATGGTCATCCTAGAGGTGGCTTGTGAGCCTATCCGTCGCTACCTGAG GACACGAGAGGACACAGTACGGCAGATTGTGGCTGGGCTAACCGGGGACTCAGATGGAACAGGAGACTTAGCTGTTGAGCTATCTAAGACTGACCCGGCCTGCCTGGAGACTGGTCAGGACAGTGAGGATGATTCTGGTGAGCCCGAGGACTGGGTCCCTGACCCCGTAGATGCTGATCCAG TCAAGTCGAGTTCCAAGCGACGCTCTTCAGACATCATCAGCCTGCTGGTCAGCATCTATGGCAGCAAAGACCTCTTTATCAATGAGTACCGCTCACTACTTGCGGATCGCCTCCTCCACCAATTCAGCTTCAGCCCTGAGAG GGAGATTCGTAATGTGGAGCTATTGAAGCTGCGGTTTGGTGAAGCCCCCATGCACTTCTGTGAGGTCATGCTCAAG GACATGGCAGATTCCCGCCGCATCAATGCCAATATCCGTGAGGAGGATGAGAAGCGGcctgtggaagaacagccacCATTTGGGGTCTATGCTGTCATATTGTCCAGTGAATTTTGGCCTCCCTTCAAAGATGAGAAGCTGGAGGTCCCTGAGGACATCAGGGCAGCCCTAGATGTTTACTGCAAGAAGTATGAGAAACTGAAG GCTATGCGGACACTCAGTTGGAAGCACACCCTGGGCCTGGTGACAATGGACGTGGAGCTTGCTGACCGCACCCTGTCTGTTGCGGTGACCCCAGTGCAGGCAGTGGTCTTGCTGTATTTCCAGGACCAAG CCAGCTGGACCTTGGAAGAGCTGAGCAAGGTGGTGAAGATGCCTGTGGCGCTGCTGCGAAGACGCATGTCAGTGTGGCTGCAGCAGGGTGTGCTGCGGGAGGAGCCTCCAGGTACTTTCTCTGTCATTGAGGAAGAGCGGCCTCAGGATAGGGACAACATGGTGCTGATTGACAGTGATGATGAGAGTGACTCAGGCATGGCCTCCCAGGCTGACCAGAAGGAAGAGGAGCTACTG CTCTTCTGGGCATACATCCAAGCCATGTTGACCAACCTAGAGAGCCTCTCGCTGGAGCGCATCTACAGCATGCTCCGAATGTTTGTAATGACTGGCCCTGCGCTGGCTGAGATTGACCTGCAGGAATTGCAGGGCTACTTGCAGAAGAAGGTCAGAGACCAGCAGCTCATCTACTCTGCAGGTGTCTACCGCCTGCCTAAGAAttccaactga
- the Tmem210 gene encoding transmembrane protein 210: MAPCPQPESCPAGSPLGLICLSLLLIPASAGTYCECSLGLSREALIALIVVLAGVSASCFCALVVVAIGVFRAKDDMCPGHSENKLVGPYGVQEDCIDLHTVHVESHLMDPDLDVSMMQSLDNKGLMTVTAPPEPPPPPPLPPPPPQ, translated from the exons aTGGCCCCCTGTCCCCAGCCTGAGTCCTGCCCAGCTGGCAGCCCCCTTGGCCTGATATGTCTATCCCTTTTGCTCATCCCTGCTTCAG CTGGAACCTACTGTGAATGCAGCCTTGGCCTCAGCCGTGAGGCCCTTATTGCCCTCATTGTGGTGCTGGCTGGTGTCAGTGCCAGCTGCTTCTGTGCCCTCGTTGTTGTGGCGATTGGTGTCTTTCGGGCCAAGGA TGACATGTGCCCTGGACACTCGGAAAACAA GTTGGTAGGGCCCTACGGGGTCCAGGAAGATTGCATAGACCTGCACACGGTACATGTGGAGTCCCACCTCATGGACCCTGATCTGGACGTATCCATGATGCAGTCCTTGGATAACAAAGGCCTCATGACcgtgactgctcctccagagccacctccaccccctcctcttcctcccccacctccacagtaG
- the Lrrc26 gene encoding leucine-rich repeat-containing protein 26 → MRGSFFSRLPPQLSLLLLLLSLRRVWTQEDIGTAPSKPPVAPECPEACSCSLGGKANCSALALLAVPADLSWQVRSLLLDHNRVSALPPGAFADAGALLYLDLRENRLRSVHARAFWGLGVLQWLDLSSNQLETLSPGTFAPLRALSFLSLAGNRLALLEPSILGPLPLLRVLSLQDNSLSALEAGLLNNLPALDVLRLHGNPWACSCALRPLCTWLRKHPRPASETETLLCVSPRLQTLSLLTAFPDAAFKQCTQSLAARDLAVVYALGPASFLASLAICLALGSVLTACGARRRRRRRTIVRHLQRRQLDPEGPPSLEDAGNPARAAIQA, encoded by the exons ATGCGGGGTTCTTTTTTCTCGCGGCTTCCGCCGCaactctctctgctgctgctgctgctgtcgtTGAGGCGAGTCTGGACCCAGGAGGACATTGGAACTGCCCCTTCCAAACCCCCGGTGGCCCCCGAATGCCCCGAGGCATGTTCATGTTCGCTAGGCGGCAAAGCCAATTGCTCCGCACTCGCGCTGCTCGCGGTACCAGCGGACCTGAGCTGGCAAGTACGCTCACTGCTGCTGGATCACAATCGCGTGAGCGCACTGCCTCCGGGTGCCTTCGCCGATGCAGGCGCTCTGCTATACCTAGATCTGAGGGAGAACCGGCTTCGGTCGGTGCACGCGCGAGCTTTCTGGGGCCTGGGAGTGTTGCAATGGCTAGACCTGAGCTCCAACCAGCTGGAAACTTTATCTCCTGGCACCTTTGCGCCACTACGCGCGCTGAGTTTCCTCTCCCTAGCGGGTAACCGGCTGGCACTCCTGGAGCCTTCGATCCTTGGCCCGCTCCCTTTACTGCGAGTGCTCAGCCTGCAGGACAATTCACTGTCCGCACTCGAGGCAGGGTTGCTGAATAACTTGCCTGCCCTCGATGTGTTGCGCTTGCATGGCAACCCCTGGGCGTGCAGCTGCGCGCTGCGTccgctttgcacctggctgcgTAAGCACCCGCGTCCAGCCTCAG AAACTGAGACCCTGCTCTGCGTGTCTCCAAGACTCCAGACGCTCAGCCTACTGACAGCCTTTCCGGATGCCGCCTTCAAACAGTGCACGCAATCACTGGCAGCGCGAGACCTGGCGGTGGTCTACGCTCTCGGGCCGGCCTCTTTCCTTGCCAGTTTGGCCATCTGCCTGGCATTGGGCTCCGTGCTTACGGCTTGTGGTGCacggcgccgccgccgccgccgcaccATAGTGCGCCACTTACAAAGGAGACAGCTAGACCCCGAGGGCCCACCCTCCctagaggatgctgggaaccctGCAAGAGCAGCTATCCAAGCCTAA